The window TGAGGACCAAGCCCAGTGGTCTGggaagagggaggtggagagggaagggTCTGATGTGGGGACTCCCTCCTCCCCGACCCAACCCTAGAGAAGCGACCAAATCCCAGAGATGGGaggaagctggggtggggagggtctgTTCTATGAATTACTTGAAGGTACTGACTCCGAGGCTGCTGTTGCCCACTTAGGTGTGAGGGGGGACACTGTCACTGCAtttgggagggcagagggtggcgGGTGACTGAGAGCTTCTGCCCTTGGCCCTCGCTCGCTCCTGCTGGGCCCGTTCCCTGGGGAGCCTGGCATTGCCCCCAAGGAAGTCCGGGAGAGCCTTCCCCTCCCATCTCCATCCCTCACTCTGGGCACCCTCTCCAATTGCACTAAAGTAGCTGTTGTGCCAGTCTTACCCCCACACCAGGGTGGGGTCTCTGCTTCCAGTCCTTTCTCCCCCGACTGCCTCCGCTCCTGTCCCAGACAATCTCCTTGTTCCCCGGTATTCCTGGATAGCTCAGctttgtatgtgtgtttggggggtgggggtgggttccGGCTGGAGTGGGTTCGGCGGGGGTTTGGGAAGGGCGAGGGGAGAGATGGAGGATAAGTCTCCTGCCCCCTTCCTCAACTCTGAGCCACAgaagcctgggagggagggagcctaCCCTCTGCTGCCGCCGCGTGTCTTGCAGATGTGccaaaatgggggtggggggagggaggggagggtgccTGGCAGAGCGGCCCCCAGGGTGGCTCTCTCAAAGCAATACAGTTCCTCCTGCCTGGGGGACGGCAAGACAGAGGAGAGGGTTGGGTTGGGGGCCTGGGGGTTCCCTGTGTACAGCTGTGTATATTCAGGGGTGTTCTCTGTCTGGTACCCGCTGTGGGCGTCTACGTGTGTGCGAACCTCCCCTTCCCCGTGCCCTGCATGACCTGTGATGCTGCAGACACCACCATCCTGTGTGCAGGGGTGTGTCAGGGGCACTGAGGGGCATGTTCCATGTCCTGTTGCACCCTCCACCCTGTGACCCATGTACTCGGTTGTAGGAAGTAAAGAGAACTGAGCACAATTCACTGGATTCCAGTTGAATCTTTCTCTAAGCAATTTTCCCGTTCCCGCCCTTCTCCCTGCCCTGGATCCACCTGTGGTGCTAGTGTTGGGGTCGGGGGTGTTTAATGCTGGTGGGCAGCAATAAAGGGCAGATCTGCCCAGATGCCTGTACCCCCAGGGTGCTGAGGGCAGCAGGAAAAAGTGGGGACCTTCCGGTGCAtttgccccaccccctctcccccctggGCTAAAGCACAATGCTCTCCCTGCAGATTGATGCACCCTGCACCCTCCAGGCCCCTGCTCATGTCCTCCCCTGACCTGCTTTGAGCCCCCCTCCCACTACATCCTTTTCTATGCTGTTTTGGTGCAAGTACAACTGTCGTAGTCATGGCTTTGGGATGGGTTCTGTTTATTAAAATCCTATTGCTCCTACTGGCCCTGTGTCCCGCCTCCATTCCTGTGGttggggggaaggaagggcaaCCCCGACGCCTTTCCACCGCCCCCGTCAGCCATCGGAGACCAGGGGCCATAGCTGCTCCTCCAGCAGGGCTATGGTGAGCATGAGGCTGCcccccagcagcagccccagcccctgcagcaGCACTTCGAGCGTAGGAAGGGGCTCCGGAGGACGAAGCAGGGCTGGTAGCTGAAAGGAAAGAAGCTGAAAGAagcacatcgggctcctggcccTGTGTCTGCCCCCCTGAAGCACGGGAGGGACAcggaggccagggaggaggcgGCAGGGGGGAAGTAGCGGCgggcagcccctcccctccagacTCTTCCTGGCCCTTGTGGCTCAGactccacgccccccccccccccccccccgccctcgcACCCAGCTGCCCGCATCCCTTGCTCTCTCTGCACTGCCCCACGCCTCTCACCATGTCCACGAGGGCCACATAGAGGAATACCCCGGCCGTGACCCCGAACACCCAGGGAGTGAGGGGGACGGGGCCCAAactgagccccacccccagggctgcaCCCCCGAGCCCCAGGGCTCCGGACACCAggctcagcagcagcagccgccgaAAGGGTAGCCCTGCCCTGAGCAGCACAGCGAAGTCACCTGTGGGAGGAGGCCAGGTGGCGGGCATCAGCtgcggcccccaccccaccacccgcCGGCCACCCAGGGTGGCCCGGAGCCCAACcacctctgcccttcctacccaGCTCGTGGGGTAGCTCATGGCAGAAGACGGCCACGGTGGTGCTGAGGCCGCTGGAGAAGCCGTCGGAGAAGGCGGCGCCTGGCGTTGGCAGGGTGGAGGTTAGTGGAGGACCCGCGCCCCGcctgccccccaggagcccccctggGTCCCGCCTGCCCCTCGCACCTATGGCCAGCCCATCAGTGAGGTTGTGCAGAGCGTCTCCCAGGAGGACCATCCACGTTATGTTGGCGCCAGCGCTGCCCCGGGGCCCGTGGCTATGGCCTTGGTGGCCAGGGGGGGCGGGAGCTGGCGGGGCCTGCTCCCCGCGGCCCTGGGCTGCTGGCTCTGCGGGAGGGACAGGGACAGTGAGCACGGCTGCGGGGGCCCCGCCCGAGCCTCCCCTTGGCTCCCCCTCTGCTCACCCGGAGCCGCCTGTAGGGGCTGAAGGCCCATCCCGCTGTCCTCGGGGTCCGGCCCGGGCGCGCCCAGCTCCTTCCTCTGCAGCCCGAAGCATCCCTGAAAGGGGAGGGAGTtcctcctggaggaggcagcGGGGCCAGGTGCTAAGCACAGGCCAGGCGGCGGCTGCCAGATGCACTCCAGGTCCCGCCAGCCCTTGGGCGTGTGTTTGGCCTCTGTGCTGTCTTCCCAGGTTGCTCCCCCCCCACCGTGGGTGGTGTGAGCGGTCGCCCCGTGCCCCCTGagccagccccagagccagcctgGGCGCTGGGAAGCCGCTGGAGCCTCCTGCCACCCGCGGCCAGTGGGGCCCACCCGGCCTGTGCTTCAGGCCGCAGCCGGAGGGGGGCATCACTCACTGGCCGGAGGCCTCGGTGCCGCAGGAGCCCCAGCATGTTCTCCAGCACGAAGAGCAGGAAGAGGCCTCCGAGCACGGACAGTCCCGGTCCCAGGTCCTCCTCTGGGTGCCCATTAAGCCCGGCGTGCTGTCCTCGGGCCTGCCGGAGAGGGGGTcagcgcaggccctggagagAGGGGGGAGGCCGGGGACGCGGGGCTGGGCGGGGAAGGGGCTTGGCCTACGtgaggcagcaggtgcagcagcGCATCCCCACAAAGAGTGCCCACGGCCAGGGCCCCCAGGAAGCCCAGCAGGGGCCGCAGGAGGCGTGCTCCCAGGAGCCTCAGCAGGAGCAGGGACAGGGGAGCCGGGAGGCTGAGCAGCAGGACCGCCAGGGCACTGTGAATCAGGGCTGCGGAGAGTGACAGGCTGGTGAGGATGGCCTCCGAGGGAAGGCGGGGCCCGCGAGCCCCCTTGCTTGGCCAGGAGCCCACCCCCCACCGGGATTCAAGGCACCCTGCCACCCACTGTCACCCACTGACCAGACAGAAGGTCCCCGGGGGGCGTTGGGCCAGGGGCCTGGATGCAGACACGACTGTCGATCTGATAAAGCAGGGCCGGGCACAGCAGAGCAAACTGATGAGGGGTCAGAGGAGCAGCGGGGCTCAGGCCAAAATTGACCAGCAGCTGGGAGCCGTTCAGACACTAGGAAGTTTGAGTTGGGGGGGGTCATACGTGGGGGCATCGCTGAGAACTGTGGCTCAGATCCTTAATGTCTGTCCTTCCGTTGCAGGGACTCCTGGGTCTCCCCGgggccccctctgctccccctggcAGGTGCATCAGGGATTAGGGATGGTTCTGTATGATCGGTGTATGTTAATTATTAGTGAATATTCAATCCATTGCAAATACTCAACTCAGTACAGATTGCGTGCTAGTAAAACAATGCCACCATCTCCCTCCCAAGGCCCTGATGATTTCATTGAGTTTGTGATGGAGTTGGTTGGACAACCAGAGCCCTCCACTGCAGAACCTTAGCAGGGAAAGAACTCAAAATACCATCCAACCTGTCTCGTAACAGCCCTGTCACATGTTCGACCAGCCTTGGCTTGAATGCCTCCTGTGATGGGGTGCTCACCCTCACCAGGCCTGCTTCAGACTTCGCTTTTGCTGCCCTCTGGTGTACATGGAACAAGTTCACAGTCTTTCTGGCTGAAGATAAGCCATCCGCTCCCTGCAGATAGCGGCCCCAAATCCTACCCTGGCCTGTTGTCTCTGGATTCTCTGCTTTGCCAAGTGTGGTCCCTAAACCAGGTCTTGGAGATTTGGGTGTGGGCTCATGTGCACTGAGCCCAGAGGAACCTTATTTTGCTATTGGAATAACATACCTTAAGATCACACCTGGATTgggttgtatttatttttaattaactgtaTTAATTACTCTTT of the Vulpes lagopus strain Blue_001 chromosome 5, ASM1834538v1, whole genome shotgun sequence genome contains:
- the SLC39A5 gene encoding zinc transporter ZIP5 isoform X2, with the protein product MGPPMSHLLAGLCVGVTLGLVGGSAPNLGPAEQEQNHYLAQLFGLYGENGTLTAGGLARLLHSLGLGRVQALRLGHHGPPAGRAAPPAGDNYTHRSQDPELSVDVWAGLPLGPSGWSDPEEPKGPASPHGPAPSGLDLFHRLLLLDHSLADHLNEDCLNGSQLLVNFGLSPAAPLTPHQFALLCPALLYQIDSRVCIQAPGPTPPGDLLSALIHSALAVLLLSLPAPLSLLLLRLLGARLLRPLLGFLGALAVGTLCGDALLHLLPHARGQHAGLNGHPEEDLGPGLSVLGGLFLLFVLENMLGLLRHRGLRPGCFGLQRKELGAPGPDPEDSGMGLQPLQAAPEPAAQGRGEQAPPAPAPPGHQGHSHGPRGSAGANITWMVLLGDALHNLTDGLAIGAAFSDGFSSGLSTTVAVFCHELPHELGDFAVLLRAGLPFRRLLLLSLVSGALGLGGAALGVGLSLGPVPLTPWVFGVTAGVFLYVALVDMLPALLRPPEPLPTLEVLLQGLGLLLGGSLMLTIALLEEQLWPLVSDG
- the SLC39A5 gene encoding zinc transporter ZIP5 isoform X1 → MGPPMSHLLAGLCVGVTLGLVGGSAPNLGPAEQEQNHYLAQLFGLYGENGTLTAGGLARLLHSLGLGRVQALRLGHHGPPAGRAAPPAGDNYTHRSQDPELSVDVWAGLPLGPSGWSDPEEPKGPASPHGPAPSGLDLFHRLLLLDHSLADHLNEDCLNGSQLLVNFGLSPAAPLTPHQFALLCPALLYQIDSRVCIQAPGPTPPGDLLSALIHSALAVLLLSLPAPLSLLLLRLLGARLLRPLLGFLGALAVGTLCGDALLHLLPHARGQHAGLNGHPEEDLGPGLSVLGGLFLLFVLENMLGLLRHRGLRPGCFGLQRKELGAPGPDPEDSGMGLQPLQAAPEPAAQGRGEQAPPAPAPPGHQGHSHGPRGSAGANITWMVLLGDALHNLTDGLAIGAAFSDGFSSGLSTTVAVFCHELPHELGDFAVLLRAGLPFRRLLLLSLVSGALGLGGAALGVGLSLGPVPLTPWVFGVTAGVFLYVALVDMLLSFQLPALLRPPEPLPTLEVLLQGLGLLLGGSLMLTIALLEEQLWPLVSDG